In Labeo rohita strain BAU-BD-2019 chromosome 16, IGBB_LRoh.1.0, whole genome shotgun sequence, one DNA window encodes the following:
- the fhl3a gene encoding four and a half LIM domains protein 3, which yields MSDRFDCDNCKESLYGRKYIQAEDNPYCIPCYDSLFANTCDECKELIGHDSRELFYEDRHYHEHCFRCFRCDRSLADEPFTSQDDALLCNDCYCNEFSSKCVACDKTVMPGTRKLEYAGSTWHEGCFICNSCQQPIGSKSFIPDKDDHYCVPCYENKFAPRCTRCKQALAKGGVTYRDEPWHKECFVCTSCKVQLAGQHFTSRDDSPYCLKCFGNLYAKKCEACKKPITGFGGGKYISFEERQWHQPCFNCSRCSVSLVGAGFFPEQDEILCRNCNSNL from the exons ATGAGCGATCGCTTTGACTGTGACAACTGCAAGGAGTCCTTATACGGCAGGAAGTACATCCAGGCGGAGGACAACCCTTACTGCATCCCTTGCTACGACAGTCTGTTCGCCAACACCTGCGATGAGTGCAAAGAGCTGATTGGCCACGATTCAAGA GAGCTATTTTACGAGGACCGTCACTACCACGAGCACTGCTTCCGCTGTTTCCGCTGTGACCGTTCACTGGCAGACGAGCCCTTCACCAGCCAGGACGATGCTCTTTTGTGCAATGACTGCTACTGCAACGAGTTCTCCTCCAAATGTGTGGCCTGCGATAAAACCGTCATGCCTG gAACCAGGAAGCTCGAGTATGCCGGCTCCACATGGCATGAGGGCTGTTTTATTTGCAACAGCTGTCAACAGCCAATAGGCTCCAAGTCCTTTATCCCAGATAAAGATGACCACTATTGCGTACCCTGCTATGAGAACAAGTTCGCACCACGCTGTACTCGATGTAAACAG GCCTTGGCTAAAGGTGGCGTGACCTATAGGGATGAGCCGTGGCATAAGGAGTGCTTTGTGTGCACAAGCTGTAAAGTCCAACTAGCTGGCCAGCACTTCACCTCCCGTGATGACAGCCCATACTGCCTCAAATGTTTTGGCAATCTCTACGCCAAGAAGTGTGAAGCCTGCAAAAAACCTATTACAG GTTTTGGTGGAGGAAAGTACATTTCATTTGAGGAGCGGCAGTGGCACCAGCCATGCTTTAACTGCTCTCGATGCTCCGTGTCGCTGGTGGGCGCAGGCTTCTTTCCCGAGCAAGATGAGATCCTCTGTCGCAACTGCAACAGCAACTTATAG